A stretch of the Leptospira harrisiae genome encodes the following:
- a CDS encoding 7TM diverse intracellular signaling domain-containing protein, whose protein sequence is MKQTFTVILLCLFYTNLFAESKVCPNATPVTLSSFRGETFDLSNHLIYFSINPAIQSVTEVSDRFQTFPTEKSDGIIPNFGNTEKQYWFCFVLHNDENHYKRIITYIKYPLLDEVKYYALRESGEILENVQGRLFPLRNRERDYRGFSYANDLLPSETVTYYVGIKTDSSMSVPLMVADEKNFDSFVSLDTLLQGFFFGIVGVMTLYNLFVYFMVRDKAYIFYVLYLFISAILFQLSLQGLLPVYFFPNSPEIVYDTHNLLYFLFLLTCFPMSITFMNLKENAPFIYKWFLGLMIIPIVSLCLLPFLPYRLMNRSGDIFSFLLAFYVLFVSYYIAYIKKFPPARFYFYGYFMVIIGGLATVLKYMGLFPVNSFTENSFQVGMAIEVLLMAFGLGDRISVVRKEKDKIQLKAEINKQKLIAYGKELKLAQKLQESTLPQILPKIPGLIIKTGYFPASLVGGDFYDLTAYGKHQICGLIADVTGHGVPAAIEAAMLKIAYMQTLAFANKPGKVLESINVSLVGNYKNQLLTASAIFIDLEQKQLKVANAGHPALYKFNQNSKSIEVIRPKGKLIGYSKDVHYPEEVHLLSTGDKILLFTDGIWDLWENGDSGEEELLQWLLTRKSESVESLYGGIDEHIRLRNKEGSADDDITFILLEIT, encoded by the coding sequence ATGAAACAGACATTCACCGTCATCCTGTTATGTCTCTTTTATACAAACCTCTTCGCTGAATCAAAAGTTTGTCCTAATGCAACGCCTGTTACACTCTCATCCTTCCGAGGCGAAACATTTGATCTATCAAATCACCTCATTTATTTCTCAATAAACCCGGCAATACAGTCGGTCACCGAAGTTTCAGACCGCTTCCAAACATTCCCTACGGAAAAATCAGATGGGATCATTCCCAATTTTGGAAATACAGAAAAACAATATTGGTTTTGTTTTGTTTTACATAATGATGAAAATCATTACAAACGCATTATTACCTATATCAAGTATCCATTACTAGACGAAGTTAAATATTACGCCTTACGCGAATCAGGTGAAATTTTAGAAAATGTACAAGGAAGATTATTTCCACTAAGAAACAGAGAAAGGGATTATCGTGGGTTTAGTTATGCAAACGATTTATTACCGAGTGAAACCGTTACATATTATGTAGGTATCAAAACAGATAGTTCCATGTCCGTCCCTCTGATGGTAGCTGATGAAAAAAATTTTGATAGCTTTGTATCTTTAGATACTTTGTTACAAGGATTTTTTTTCGGAATTGTCGGAGTCATGACTCTTTACAATCTATTTGTGTATTTTATGGTTCGAGACAAAGCGTATATTTTTTATGTTTTGTATTTATTCATTTCTGCAATTTTGTTTCAACTTTCGTTGCAAGGATTGTTGCCTGTTTATTTTTTCCCAAATTCTCCCGAAATAGTATACGATACTCATAACCTCCTATACTTTTTATTTTTACTCACTTGTTTTCCAATGAGCATTACCTTTATGAACTTAAAGGAAAATGCACCATTCATATATAAATGGTTTTTAGGTTTAATGATTATTCCTATTGTAAGCCTTTGTTTACTTCCTTTTTTACCTTACCGTTTGATGAACAGGTCCGGTGATATATTTTCTTTTCTTTTGGCCTTTTATGTATTGTTTGTATCCTATTATATAGCCTATATTAAAAAATTCCCGCCGGCAAGATTTTACTTTTATGGTTACTTCATGGTGATCATTGGAGGACTTGCCACAGTCCTCAAATATATGGGTTTATTCCCAGTCAATTCATTTACTGAAAATTCATTTCAGGTAGGAATGGCCATTGAAGTTTTACTGATGGCATTTGGCCTGGGTGATCGGATTTCTGTAGTTCGAAAAGAAAAAGATAAAATCCAACTCAAAGCAGAAATCAACAAACAAAAGTTAATTGCTTATGGAAAAGAATTAAAGTTAGCTCAAAAACTACAAGAATCCACTCTCCCACAGATTCTTCCCAAAATTCCTGGTCTTATCATCAAAACAGGATATTTTCCAGCTTCGTTAGTGGGTGGAGATTTTTATGATTTAACTGCTTACGGTAAACACCAAATATGCGGGCTCATTGCAGATGTCACAGGACATGGTGTACCGGCAGCTATTGAAGCTGCCATGTTAAAAATTGCTTATATGCAAACCTTGGCCTTTGCCAATAAACCAGGAAAAGTATTGGAGAGTATTAACGTTTCGTTAGTTGGTAACTATAAAAACCAATTATTAACTGCGAGTGCAATTTTTATCGATTTGGAACAAAAACAATTAAAAGTGGCCAATGCAGGACATCCCGCCTTATACAAGTTCAATCAAAATTCAAAATCGATTGAGGTCATTCGGCCCAAAGGAAAACTCATAGGATATTCCAAAGATGTCCATTATCCAGAAGAGGTTCATCTCCTATCTACGGGAGACAAAATTTTACTTTTTACTGATGGGATTTGGGATTTGTGGGAAAATGGTGACTCGGGAGAAGAGGAACTACTCCAGTGGTTACTCACAAGAAAAAGTGAATCAGTGGAATCTTTGTATGGAGGAATTGATGAACACATTCGCCTACGGAACAAAGAAGGTTCCGCAGACGATGACATAACATTTATTCTATTAGAAATTACTTAA
- a CDS encoding LIC_11090 family protein yields MFLKRWIAGSLTLFLCTQFLFLGSGLLGYCVESASKICQCNHGSKKEKHGNAEDQLFSEDRETTVTLASSQNHQNPEEETMKPSCHDAKSGEAHLCSCKKQKKDALSLRTHHQTMDRPNLEMKLVTSSVIIYIMTESPSTLQDGRIPSLLRPPRI; encoded by the coding sequence ATGTTCCTCAAACGGTGGATTGCCGGAAGTTTGACTTTATTCCTATGTACTCAATTCCTATTTTTGGGGAGTGGGTTACTTGGGTATTGTGTCGAGTCAGCATCAAAAATCTGCCAATGCAACCATGGATCCAAAAAGGAAAAACATGGGAACGCGGAAGACCAACTTTTTTCAGAAGACCGAGAAACAACCGTTACCTTAGCTTCTTCTCAAAACCACCAAAACCCAGAAGAAGAGACAATGAAACCAAGTTGTCATGATGCTAAATCGGGTGAAGCTCACCTCTGTTCCTGTAAAAAACAAAAAAAAGATGCACTTTCTTTGCGGACACACCACCAAACTATGGATCGACCAAATTTAGAAATGAAATTGGTTACCTCTTCAGTTATCATTTATATAATGACTGAGTCTCCTTCCACTCTTCAAGATGGAAGAATCCCTTCTTTACTCCGGCCACCTCGTATCTAA
- a CDS encoding LB_289 family protein: MKRTELERRERELRKAEKKKIQPGEKEAMSVGDYIDALFGMFRYDSEEIFNASDDENILELLENMKMEHPEKQWDVIIRKAVNKTKVEQKEKAYDSLRILAGIPAVTA; this comes from the coding sequence ATGAAACGCACGGAACTAGAACGCAGGGAACGAGAACTGCGAAAAGCAGAAAAGAAAAAAATCCAACCTGGTGAAAAAGAAGCCATGAGCGTTGGAGATTATATCGACGCCCTTTTCGGAATGTTTCGTTATGATTCGGAAGAGATTTTTAACGCATCCGATGACGAAAACATTTTAGAACTTCTGGAAAACATGAAAATGGAACATCCAGAAAAACAATGGGATGTGATCATCCGCAAGGCTGTGAACAAAACCAAAGTAGAACAAAAAGAAAAAGCTTACGACTCCCTTAGAATCTTAGCAGGAATTCCTGCAGTTACAGCTTAA